Within the Flavobacterium sp. 9R genome, the region GATTTAGAATCTTTGATCGAGACAGTTCTTGAAAACGGTAAAAACCCATTATTCTTAGTATTGGATGGAATTTCTGATGCTAGAAATTTTGGAGCCATCATTAGAACTGCTGAATGTACTGGCGTGAATGGAATAATCGTTCAAAAATCAGGATCGGCGCCTGTAAATGGAGATACCGTAAAAACTTCGGCAGGAGCTGTTTTTAATATCCCGATTTGTAAAGTAGATCATATAAAAGATGCTATTTTCTTACTGCAAGCTAGCGGCATTACCACAGTAGCAGCTACTGAAAAAACAGAACAAAGTTTGTATGATGTAACGCTTTCTGGACCAACTGCTATTGTAATGGGAGCTGAAGACCGAGGCATTAATCCATCGGTTTTAAAAATCATTGACGAGAAAGCTAAATTGCCTATGTTTGGGACCATTGGTTCATTAAACGTTTCAGTTGCTTGTGGTGCATTTTTGTATGAAGCAGTAAGACAGAGAAGTTAGATATAGAATACAATTTGTGACAAAATAATCACGAATTACTTAATATTAAAGGAATCAAGACTCTTGTTTTGGTTCCTTTTTTTGTGTGGGAACACAATCGTAATGAATGGGTAAATTGGAAGTAAAATACGCCATTATGGAATCAACCTCCTCCTCTACCTCTGGTTTTGGCAGATTTACAAAATTGCCGTTTTCGTCAAAGCGTTGCATAAATTTATCTTGCGATGGGTCATAATCTGGGCGTTCCCATTCGTATTTATAGATTTTTTGATACTCTTCGGCTTTGAAAAAGATGGACAATAAAAATCCAGTGATAAAACCCGCCAAATGACCTTCCCAAGAAATGGTATTGTCTACTTCGGGAAAGACATACCAAATCAAACCACCATAAACTAAAACTACAGTTAAAGAAAGTGCTACCAAACGATAATATTGGGTTTGAATTCCTTTGAAGAAGATAAAACTCACCAAAACATAAATGAGTCCACTAGCACCAATATGATAATTAGGGCGACCAATAACCCAAGTGATAACACCAGACAAAACTATTCCGAAGCAAAGAACAGCTAGCGTTTGTTTAGGATAAAAATAAGACAGCGCAGTCAACAAAACGAGTAATGGCAGGGAATTATTATACAGATGCAATAAATCGGAATGGATGAAAGGACTGAAAAGGACACCTTGTAAACCCGAGAAAGTACGTGGATAAATCCCATTTTTGTCAAAATCGAAATGGAAACGAACTTCAAGCCAGTAGACCAACCATATCGTCAATAAAAAAAGTAGCGGTAATAGGACTACGCGATTACGAAATTGAAAATGGGTTTCTTCCATAGGATAAATGCTATGCTATTGGTCTCTCAAAAATACATCCAAAATAGCGAAAATGCTAAATTGTCATACCTAATGTGTTGCGGTAGGGTTAGCCCAGATGGGAATGGAAAGCCCGGAGTGCCGCGCTCTAGTTTTTTCTTGGTAGAAAAGAGCGACCAAAGGAAGCTCCTTTTATGCCTAGAAAAACAGAGCGCGGCGCGAGGACTTGTAATGTACAGCTGGATTGGCTCCTGAAAACTATAAAAAATGTTTATTTTTGTGGTATGGAAGCACCTTTAGCAGAACGCATTCGGCCACAAGCCTTGACGGATTATATTAGTCAAACGCATTTGGTGGGCCCTAACGGCTCGTTGACACAACAAATTAAGAACGGAATCATTCCCTCGCTGCTATTGTGGGGACCTCCGGGTACTGGCAAAACTACGTTGGCGCAGATTATTGCGCAGGAATCGAAAAGACCTTTTTATGAATTGAGTGCTATCAATTCTGGGGTGAAAGACATTCGGGATGTGATTGAAAAAGCCAAACAAAGTGGCGGATTATTTACAGCCAAAAATCCGATTTTGTTTATTGATGAGATTCATCGGTTTAGTAAATCGCAACAAGATTCACTTTTGGCGGCGGTGGAAAAAGGATGGATTACTTTGATTGGTGCTACGACTGAAAATCCAAGTTTTGAGGTGATTCCCGCTTTGTTATCGCGTTGTCAAGTGTATATTTTGAATGCTTTTACCAAACAAGATTTAGAATCTCTGCTGGAAAGAGCGATGCAAGCGGACGCCATTTTGGCTAGCAAAAAAATTGAGCTAAAAGAAACCGAAGCTTTGCTGCGATTATCTGGAGGCGATGGTAGAAAACTGCTAAACATATTTGAATTGGTCGTCAATGCGTCGGCCTCGGAACCGATTATTATTACCAATG harbors:
- a CDS encoding replication-associated recombination protein A, with protein sequence MEAPLAERIRPQALTDYISQTHLVGPNGSLTQQIKNGIIPSLLLWGPPGTGKTTLAQIIAQESKRPFYELSAINSGVKDIRDVIEKAKQSGGLFTAKNPILFIDEIHRFSKSQQDSLLAAVEKGWITLIGATTENPSFEVIPALLSRCQVYILNAFTKQDLESLLERAMQADAILASKKIELKETEALLRLSGGDGRKLLNIFELVVNASASEPIIITNERVLELVQQNTVLYDKTGEQHYDIVSAFIKSIRGSDPNGAVYWLARMIEGGEDVKFIARRMLILASEDIGNANPTAFIMANNTFQAVATIGYPESRIILSQCAVYLATSPKSNASYMAIGTAQQIVKQTGDLPVPLHLRNAPTKLMKELGYGEEYKYSHDYANNFAEQEFLPDALSNTPIYVPGNNSRENSIREFLKNRWKDKYGY
- the rlmB gene encoding 23S rRNA (guanosine(2251)-2'-O)-methyltransferase RlmB, producing MEKEHQIFGIRAIIEAIQAGATVDKVYIQKEASGELMKDLMKVMKRENINFSYVPVEKLNRLTPNNHQGAVATISPISFFDLESLIETVLENGKNPLFLVLDGISDARNFGAIIRTAECTGVNGIIVQKSGSAPVNGDTVKTSAGAVFNIPICKVDHIKDAIFLLQASGITTVAATEKTEQSLYDVTLSGPTAIVMGAEDRGINPSVLKIIDEKAKLPMFGTIGSLNVSVACGAFLYEAVRQRS
- a CDS encoding rhomboid family intramembrane serine protease; this encodes MEETHFQFRNRVVLLPLLFLLTIWLVYWLEVRFHFDFDKNGIYPRTFSGLQGVLFSPFIHSDLLHLYNNSLPLLVLLTALSYFYPKQTLAVLCFGIVLSGVITWVIGRPNYHIGASGLIYVLVSFIFFKGIQTQYYRLVALSLTVVLVYGGLIWYVFPEVDNTISWEGHLAGFITGFLLSIFFKAEEYQKIYKYEWERPDYDPSQDKFMQRFDENGNFVNLPKPEVEEEVDSIMAYFTSNLPIHYDCVPTQKKEPKQES